One window from the genome of Variovorax sp. PAMC26660 encodes:
- a CDS encoding cupin domain-containing protein: MEITQPLPLLGGLSAAQFMRQYWQKKPLLVRQAIPAMVPPIDRNALFALAEREGVESRLIRQGKTGWSLKHGPLPRRALPPLKQPAWTLLVQGVDLHHEGVHELLRQFRFLPDARLDDLMISYASDTGGVGAHFDSYDVFLLQAQGRRRWSIGKQSDLSLQPGVPLKILENFEPEQTFVLEPGDMLYLPPKYAHDGVAVGDDCMTCSIGLRSSALGELGADLLARMAQAYSEDLEDAGPAELARYRDPAQPAVDAPAAMPAALQGFARKAIEAALRDADAIDRALGESLTEPKANIWFDEGGEVPDAMQHVTLDRRTRMLYDTRHVYINGESFRAGGADATLMRRLADKRELGPRELARASEGALALLGEWCEAGWLHAG; this comes from the coding sequence ATGGAGATTACACAACCGCTGCCGTTGCTCGGCGGCCTGAGTGCCGCGCAGTTCATGCGGCAGTACTGGCAGAAAAAGCCCTTGCTGGTTCGCCAGGCCATTCCCGCAATGGTGCCACCGATCGATCGCAATGCGTTGTTTGCGCTGGCCGAACGTGAAGGGGTCGAGTCGCGCCTTATTCGGCAGGGCAAGACAGGTTGGTCGCTGAAGCACGGGCCGCTGCCCCGGCGCGCCTTGCCGCCCCTGAAGCAGCCGGCCTGGACGCTGCTGGTGCAGGGCGTCGACCTGCATCACGAGGGCGTGCACGAGCTGCTGCGCCAGTTCCGATTTCTGCCCGACGCGCGCCTGGATGACCTGATGATCAGCTATGCGAGCGACACCGGCGGCGTCGGCGCGCATTTCGACAGCTACGACGTGTTTTTGCTGCAGGCGCAGGGGCGTCGCCGTTGGTCGATCGGCAAGCAGAGCGACCTGAGCCTGCAGCCCGGCGTTCCGCTCAAGATTCTCGAGAACTTCGAGCCCGAGCAGACCTTTGTGCTGGAGCCGGGCGACATGCTCTACCTGCCGCCCAAGTACGCCCACGATGGCGTGGCTGTGGGCGACGACTGCATGACCTGTTCCATCGGCCTGCGTTCATCCGCCTTGGGCGAACTCGGCGCCGACCTGCTGGCGCGCATGGCGCAGGCCTATTCGGAAGACCTGGAAGACGCCGGCCCCGCCGAGTTGGCGCGCTACCGCGACCCGGCGCAGCCCGCCGTCGATGCGCCGGCCGCCATGCCGGCCGCGCTGCAGGGCTTTGCGCGCAAGGCCATCGAGGCCGCGCTGCGCGATGCCGATGCCATCGACCGCGCGCTGGGCGAATCGCTGACCGAGCCCAAGGCCAACATCTGGTTCGACGAAGGCGGCGAGGTGCCCGACGCCATGCAACACGTGACGCTCGACCGCCGCACGCGCATGCTCTACGACACCCGGCATGTCTACATCAACGGCGAGAGCTTTCGCGCCGGCGGCGCCGACGCGACGCTGATGCGCCGCCTGGCCGACAAGCGCGAACTCGGCCCGCGCGAGCTGGCCCGAGCAAGCGAAGGTGCGCTGGCGCTGCTGGGCGAGTGGTGCGAGGCAGGTTGGCTGCATGCCGGATGA